The Sphingobacteriia bacterium genome window below encodes:
- a CDS encoding phosphotransferase produces FGPNILKVAYNHWLKLNKEVNKTSYKNSMLHNDPNLRNVLWNGKKIFLLDWELAGLEDPRKELAHICAWYGLNEKLTDVFLSSYLKRKPSSQELLTNEGIKKIILLEFAWVGLSSLKNNISINEWDRLYSEAEPKKVEDLSLIQMSSENKPSVETLRMIYLGLIKQFINEVTKDK; encoded by the coding sequence TTTGGACCTAACATCCTAAAAGTCGCTTATAATCATTGGCTAAAATTAAATAAAGAAGTAAATAAAACCTCTTATAAAAATTCAATGCTTCATAATGACCCAAACTTAAGAAATGTACTATGGAATGGTAAGAAAATTTTCTTATTAGACTGGGAATTAGCTGGATTAGAAGATCCAAGAAAAGAGTTAGCGCATATATGTGCTTGGTACGGATTAAATGAAAAATTAACTGATGTTTTCCTTTCCTCTTACTTGAAACGTAAACCCTCTTCTCAAGAGTTATTAACTAATGAAGGAATAAAAAAAATAATTTTATTAGAATTTGCGTGGGTTGGTTTATCTAGCTTAAAAAATAATATATCAATTAATGAGTGGGATCGACTTTATTCTGAAGCTGAGCCAAAAAAAGTAGAAGATTTATCTTTAATTCAAATGAGCTCAGAAAATAAACCGTCTGTGGAAACATTAAGAATGATTTATTTAGGCCTAATTAAACAATTTATAAATGAAGTTACCAAAGATAAATAA